In Mercurialis annua linkage group LG6, ddMerAnnu1.2, whole genome shotgun sequence, the following are encoded in one genomic region:
- the LOC126686889 gene encoding E3 ubiquitin-protein ligase MBR2-like, translated as MSFFSETEQIKLRKSRTHQFHHINEEELPSSDPHIIPRSSKSTISSLFLSPFHNSTDPPTTSKKKGTSFRGLGCTAGAAQQVSVPAVIRASAEWEGKKVKKKKKNHQHKLKKEGESMLLISENGNGGIGNCMVMQDVWCGPGIGFSSDGVVGSVDCVVSAPTAVRRSNVNGNSNGASSSNSRGKIDSEKINQRERERERERERASCLGRRAAANPDTLSFLDSEPAFLSSRPEPEVFGSRYHRHVRHPSPEGLAEIMFLQNSLIMGGRLDRFSDWRLDIDHMSYEQLLELGERMGYVSTGLKEDEIGRCVGKLKHSIVNDLSSRLPVILDKKCTVCQEEYESDDELGKLECGHGFHIQCIKQWLAHKNICPVCKTEPVARG; from the exons ATGTCTTTTTTCTCAGAAACTGAGCAAATCAAGCTAAGAAAATCCAGAACTCATCAATTCCACCATATCAATGAAGAAGAATTACCCAGTTCCGATCCACATATAATCCCACGCTCATCAAAATCAACAATTTCATCACTTTTTCTCTCCCCATTTCACAACTCTACAGACCCGCCCACCACCTCCAAGAAAAAGGGCACATCCTTCAGAGGCCTGGGATGCACTGCCGGTGCAGCCCAGCAAGTGTCGGTGCCGGCGGTGATACGGGCATCGGCTGAATGGGAGGGTAAGaaggtgaagaagaagaagaagaatcatCAACATAAGTTGAAGAAAGAAGGTGAGAGTATGTTGCTTATTAGTGAGAATGGTAACGGTGGGATTGGGAATTGTATGGTTATGCAAGATGTTTGGTGTGGACCGGGGATTGGGTTTTCTTCTGATGGTGTTGTTGGGTCTGTAGATTGTGTTGTGTCTGCTCCTACTGCTGTTAGAAGGAGCAATGTTAATGGTAATAGTAATGGTGCTTCTAGTAGTAATAGTAGAGGGAAGATTGATTCGGAGAAGATTAATCAAAGGGAAAGGGAAAGAGAACGAGAACGAGAG CGTGCTTCTTGTTTAGGGAGGCGAGCAGCAGCGAACCCGGATACTCTTTCTTTTTTGGATAGTGAGCCTGCTTTTTTATCGTCTCGCCCCGAACCAGAAGTATTTGGAAGTAGGTATCATCGTCATGTTCGACATCCGTCCCCTGAGGGGCTAGCTGAG ATAATGTTTCTCCAAAATAGTTTAATAATGGGAGGAAGACTTGATCGATTTAGCGACTGGAGATTGGATATTGACCACATGTCATATGAG CAACTGCTCGAGCTAGGTGAAAGAATGGGTTATGTAAGTACTGGGCTGAAAGAAGACGAGATAGGCCGCTGTGTGGGGAAACTTAAACATTCAATTGTTAACGACTTGTCATCACGCTTACCGGtgattttagataaaaaatgCACTGTTTGTCAG GAGGAGTATGAATCGGACGATGAGCTGGGGAAGCTGGAATGCGGACATGGCTTTCACATACAATGCATAAAGCAATGGCTTgctcataaaaatatatgtcCTGTCTGTAAGACTGAACCAGTCGCTCGAGGCTAG
- the LOC126687520 gene encoding uncharacterized protein LOC126687520 → MKKHLKTEFLPYNFQRLMYQKLQNLRQGSKSMDDYTTKFFQLVAQNEIQETEDQLVARYIGGLRVSIQDTINLFDPVSLSAAHQKALQIEKQSRRTSSFSNSLTAGASGSGSCGVENKTAGGAVSRGPNNFNQFPRAAGSSNIRCFGCTEMGHRQADCRKTTAKKTFFADTNDFDDEEFDMIGDPVYDSGEGLEEEVVCGDTGVALVVRRACLTPKAADENWLQSNIFQSTCTILGKVCRFVIDAGNCENIISAEAVQKLGIQTEKHPKPYKLAWLKKGGEVSVTLRALVLFSVGARYKDSVWCDVVAMDACHLLLGRPWQFDRKVMHDGRNNTYSFVFESVIIVLQPSRGVETAKPVERSTNLLSLVKFEEELQTAEIVYVLIGKETVDESAVPEEVAPLLAEFADVFPDDLPSALPPLRDIQHHIDLEPGAALPNRPHYRMSLTEHEELRRQVEDLIAKGHVRESMSPCAVLALLTPKKDWTFRMCVDSRAINKITVRYRFPIPRLDDLLDQISGATVFTKLDLKSGYHQIRIRVGDEWKTAFKTREGLYEWLVMPFGLSNAPSTFMCVMNQALRPFIGKFVVVYFDDILIYSTNLEVHLQHLREVLCVLRRDSLFAAKKKCAFLTRKVLFLGYIVSEEGLQVDDSKIQVVKHWPQPSTITEVRSFHGLTSFYRRFIPHFSSIIAPVTNYMKGVKFEWTSEAEAAFQQIKLRLTTVLILVLPDFSQPFELHN, encoded by the coding sequence ATGAAGAAGCACTTGAAAACTGAGTTTCTGCCTTATAATTTTCAGCGATTAATGTACCAGAAATTGCAAAATTTGAGGCAGGGAAGCAAATCTATGGACGACTATACCACAAAATTTTTCCAATTGGTTGCTCAGAATGAGATACAAGAGACTGAAGATCAGTTGGTTGCGAGGTATATTGGTGGGTTGCGGGTCTCAATTCAAGACACGATCAATCTGTTTGATCCGGTGTCGCTTTCAGCCGCTCATCAAAAGGCGTTGCAGATTGAGAAGCAGAGCAGGCGCACAAGCAGTTTTAGCAATTCATTGACAGCAGGTGCCTCTGGCAGTGGCAGTTGTGGAGTGGAGAACAAAACAGCAGGTGGTGCCGTCAGTAGAGGTCCGAACAATTTTAATCAGTTTCCTAGAGCTGCTGGTAGTAGTAATATTCGCTGTTTTGGTTGTACTGAGATGGGTCATAGGCAGGCTGACTGTCGAAAGACCACTGCTAAGAAAACATTTTTTGCGGATACTAATGATTTTGACGATGAGGAATTCGACATGATTGGTGACCCAGTTTATGACAGTGGCGAGGGTCTCGAGGAGGAGGTGGTCTGTGGAGATACTGGGGTTGCGCTGGTTGTGCGACGGGCTTGTTTGACACCCAAGGCAGCAGATGAAAATTGGTTGCAGAGCAATATTTTTCAGTCAACCTGCACTATTTTGGGGAAGGTTTGTCGTTTTGTGATTGATGCAGGCAATTGTGAGAATATCATCTCAGCAGAGGCAGTCCAAAAATTGGGCATTCAGACAGAGAAACACCCCAAACCGTATAAACTGGCATGGCTGAAAAAAGGTGGTGAGGTTAGTGTAACATTACGTGCTTTAGTGCTTTTTTCTGTTGGTGCACGATATAAAGATTCTGTTTGGTGTGATGTGGTTGCCATGGATGCGTGTCATTTGTTGTTGGGGAGACCTTGGCAATTCGATCGAAAGGTCATGCATGATGGGCGAAATAATACTTATAGTTTTGTGTTCGAGAGTGTTATAATTGTGTTACAGCCCAGTCGTGGTGTAGAGACAGCAAAACCAGTGGAGCGTAGCACTAACTTGTTGTCCCTGGTAAAATTTGAGGAGGAGCTGCAGACTGCAGAAATTGTGTATGTGTTGATTGGGAAAGAAACAGTCGACGAATCTGCGGTACCAGAAGAAGTCGCACCGCTTTTGGCTGAATTTGCAGATGTGTTTCCGGATGATTTACCATCCGCTTTGCCGCCATTGCGTGATATTCAACATCACATTGATCTGGAACCGGGGGCAGCCTTGCCTAACAGACCTCACTACAGGATGAGTCTTACGGAACATGAGGAGTTGCGGCGGCAGGTGGAGGATTTGATTGCTAAGGGACATGTGCGTGAGAGTATGAGCCCATGTGCAGTACTAGCCCTTCTAACACCTAAGAAGGATTGGACTTTTCGAATGTGTGTGGACAGTCGAGCAATTAATAAAATCACAGTCAGGTACCGTTTTCCTATCCCACGACTGGATGATTTACTTGATCAGATCAGTGGGGCGACGGTGTTTACCAAGCTGGATTTGAAGAGCGGATACCATCAAATTCGCATCAGAGTTGGGGACGAGTGGAAAACGGCTTTCAAAACCCGTGAGGGGCTGTATGAGTGGTTGGTGATGCCGTTTGGGTTATCAAACGCACCGAGTACGTTTATGTGTGTGATGAACCAAGCTTTGAGACCTTTTATCGGTAAATTTGTTGTTGTgtattttgatgatattttgatatacaGTACTAATCTCGAAGTGCATCTTCAGCACTTGCGAGAGGTTTTATGTGTGCTTCGCAGGGACAGCCTATTCGCTGCCAAAAAGAAGTGCGCTTTTCTGACTCGAAAAGTGTTATTTCTGGGATATATCGTGTCTGAGGAGGGACTGCAGGTGGATGATTCGAAAATTCAGGTGGTGAAACACTGGCCTCAACCGAGTACCATTACTGAAGTTCGGAGTTTTCATGGATTGACATCTTTCTATAGGCGGTTCATACCTCATTTCAGCAGTATTATTGCTCCTGTAACCAACTATATGAAAGGTGTAAAGTTTGAGTGGACATCGGAGGCCGAGGCAGCATTTCAGCAGATTAAGCTGCGGTTGACGACTGTTCTTATTCTAGTGCTGCCAGATTTTTCACAACCATTTGAGCTGCATAATTGA
- the LOC126686418 gene encoding LEAF RUST 10 DISEASE-RESISTANCE LOCUS RECEPTOR-LIKE PROTEIN KINASE-like 2.1, which produces MNIFPLQSQFISFLFTLLSLSFLSKYGYSDNEELYYSNCAPFSCGNTTNFSYPFWGHAQPEYCGLPGFRIDCNKGSATLEIMSLKYNIIEIDPDRQILRIARLDLTDNICPTGQPLNTTLDVTLFRYTSNDENATLLYNCDFSSESQLRNEFDCSINNVRRKGYLTWPSISTSEFAIGCNVSVSVPVLERAVEGFLQQKMTVSQVLSEGFEIWWISDQVKCRECLMSDGRCGNNLTTNGFSCLCRDRPYDRTCLMDPAAKPSTENNSGSDKNIKLEVGIGIGASLGVIGILITSCVIIDCSKKNLLWKINNNNQKFEAFLESYGPLPVKRYNFSQIKKMTNSFKHKLGQGGYGTVFKGNLSDIGCPVAVKILNVSKEEGEEFINEVASISRTSHVNVVTLLGFCLQGDKKVLIYEFMPNGSLDKFIGNATTHDQHLEWKIMHEIAIGIARGLEYLHRGCNTRIVHFDIKPHNILLDDNLCPKISDFGLAKLCTRNESIISIIEARGTIGYIAPEVFSRNFGKVSYKSDVYSYGMMVLEMIGGKKRDEADETDRTSETYFPNWIYRRLELSNICELYGGVSVEEGDIVRKLTMVGLWCIQTNPSDRPSMSNVLEMLHGSTEALEFPPKPFLSSPPRSLPSCLYTTSTSIGE; this is translated from the exons ATGAACATATTTCCTCTCCAATCTCAATTTATCTCCTTCTTGTTCACTCTCCTCTCACTTTCATTCTTATCAAAATATGGTTACAGTGACAATGAAGAACTATACTATTCCAACTGTGCCCCTTTTAGCTGCGGAAACACAACAAATTTCAGCTACCCTTTTTGGGGACATGCCCAACCTGAGTATTGTGGGTTACCAGGTTTCAGAATTGATTGCAATAAAGGCTCAGCGACATTAGAGATCATGTCCTTGAAGTATAACATCATCGAAATCGATCCTGATCGTCAAATCCTCAGGATCGCCAGACTCGATCTAACGGATAATATTTGTCCTACAGGTCAACCCTTAAACACCACCTTGGATGTTACTCTCTTCAGGTATACTTCAAATGACGAAAATGCCACTCTGTTATACAATTGCGACTTCTCATCAGAATCACAGCTTCGTAACGAATTCGATTGCAGCATAAATAATGTTCGTCGAAAAGGGTACTTGACATGGCCGTCGATTAGTACTAGTGAGTTTGCGATTGGTTGTAATGTTAGCGTTTCGGTTCCGGTCCTGGAGAGAGCAGTTGAGGGATTTTTGCAACAGAAAATGACAGTTAGCCAAGTTTTAAGTGAAGGATTTGAGATTTGGTGGATTAGTGATCAAGTCAAGTGCAGAGAGTGTTTAATGTCAGATGGGAGATGTGGGAATAATTTGACGACGAATGGATTCAGTTGTTTATGCCGTGATCGGCCTTACGACCGGACATGTTTGATGGATCCGGCAGCAAAACCGTCTACTGAAAATAATTCAG GAAGTGATAAGAATATAAAGTTGGAAGTTGGTATAG GAATTGGCGCATCCCTTGGAGTAATTGGGATTTTAATCACCAGCTGTGTCATTATTGATTGTTCCAAGAAGAACCTCTTATGGAAGATCAATAACAATAATCAAAAGTTTGAGGCATTTCTTGAGAGCTACGGGCCTCTACCAGTAAAAAGATACAACTTTTCACAAATCAAGAAAATGACAAATTCTTTCAAACACAAACTTGGCCAAGGAGGTTATGGAACTGTATTCAAAGGGAACCTATCTGATATTGGTTGTCCCGTAGCAGTAAAAATCTTGAATGTATCTAAAGAAGAAGGTGAAGAATTCATCAACGAAGTTGCTAGTATCAGTAGAACTTCTCATGTTAACGTTGTCACTCTTTTAGGGTTCTGTCTCCAAGGTGATAAAAAAGTTCTAATTTACGAGTTTATGCCAAATGGATCGCTCGACAAGTTCATTGGCAACGCGACAACTCATGATCAGCATTTGGAATGGAAGATCATGCACGAAATTGCAATTGGAATAGCTCGAGGACTTGAGTACTTACATCGAGGATGTAACACGAGGATTGTGCATTTCGACATTAAGCCGCATAATATCCTCCTTGACGATAACCTTTGTCCAAAAATTTCCGATTTTGGACTCGCCAAATTATGTACTAGAAATGAGAGTATTATATCAATTATAGAGGCTAGAGGGACAATTGGGTATATAGCTCCAGAGGTCTTTAGCAGAAATTTTGGCAAGGTTTCATATAAATCAGATGTTTATAGCTACGGAATGATGGTTTTAGAAATGATTGGTGGTAAAAAGAGAGACGAGGCCGATGAGACGGACCGTACTAGTGAAACTTATTTTCCGAATTGGATTTACAGGCGTCTAGAGCTAAGCAATATATGTGAATTGTACGGTGGAGTTTCTGTAGAAGAAGGTGATATTGTGAGAAAATTAACGATGGTTGGGTTATGGTGCATTCAGACAAATCCATCGGATAGACCATCGATGAGTAATGTGCTAGAAATGTTACATGGAAGCACCGAAGCTCTCGAGTTTCCGCCGAAGCCTTTCCTATCTTCGCCTCCGAGGTCTTTACCATCATGTCTATATACTACATCAACATCAATCGGTGAATAA